The following are encoded together in the Pseudomonas sediminis genome:
- a CDS encoding peptidoglycan DD-metalloendopeptidase family protein, whose protein sequence is MSWTVLHVLVRAVAAIRLPLAMLAASALVGCASSPPGGVQVVDRGQNQGRAPVVQRQPVRSGHYVVQRGDTLYSIAFRFGWDWKALAAHNGLRDPYVIRVGQAIRFDNRPVGNSQPVASAPPPTTSTVITQPVPSRPPVAVTAPPATQPARPPVANTPATTPVTPVSRSASGWSWPTDGTVISRFSSNGSLNKGIDIAGQLGQPVLAASDGSVVYAGSGLRGYGELIIIKHSDTYVSAYGHNRRLLVREGQQVKAGQSIAEMGSTGADRVKLHFEIRRQGKPVDPLQYLPRR, encoded by the coding sequence GTGAGTTGGACCGTCCTTCACGTGCTAGTCCGCGCAGTAGCAGCCATTCGCCTGCCTCTGGCCATGCTTGCTGCCTCCGCGTTGGTCGGCTGTGCCAGCTCGCCCCCAGGTGGTGTGCAAGTAGTCGACCGTGGACAGAACCAGGGGCGTGCTCCAGTAGTACAGCGTCAGCCCGTGCGCAGCGGCCACTATGTGGTGCAGCGTGGCGACACGCTCTACTCCATTGCCTTTCGTTTCGGCTGGGACTGGAAAGCGCTGGCTGCCCATAACGGCCTGCGTGATCCTTACGTGATCCGCGTTGGCCAGGCGATCCGTTTCGACAACCGCCCCGTAGGTAACAGTCAGCCGGTCGCTTCGGCACCGCCTCCAACCACTTCGACCGTTATCACCCAACCAGTGCCCAGTCGTCCACCGGTTGCCGTTACTGCGCCGCCTGCAACTCAGCCCGCTCGCCCGCCGGTAGCCAATACACCAGCGACGACGCCAGTCACTCCAGTGAGTCGTTCTGCCAGCGGTTGGTCGTGGCCAACCGACGGCACGGTAATCAGCCGTTTTTCCTCAAACGGTAGTTTGAATAAAGGCATTGATATCGCAGGGCAATTAGGCCAGCCTGTTTTAGCTGCGTCTGATGGATCAGTGGTGTACGCCGGGAGTGGTTTGCGGGGCTACGGCGAGTTGATCATCATCAAGCACAGCGATACCTACGTAAGTGCTTACGGTCATAACCGCAGGTTGTTGGTACGGGAGGGGCAGCAGGTCAAAGCCGGGCAAAGTATTGCCGAAATGGGGTCCACAGGGGCCGACCGGGTGAAGCTGCACTTCGAGATTCGCCGCCAAGGTAAACCTGTCGATCCGCTGCAATATCTGCCACGTCGTTGA
- the rpoS gene encoding RNA polymerase sigma factor RpoS: protein MALIKKEAPEFDVDDELLLMEPGIVFGEVQGDEVEAPVARTKAKNATPSKQHKYIDYTRALDATQLYLNEIGFSPLLTPEEEVHFARLAQKGDPAGRKRMIESNLRLVVKIARRYVNRGLSLLDLIEEGNLGLIRAVEKFDPERGFRFSTYATWWIRQTIERAIMNQTRTIRLPIHVVKELNVYLRAARELTQKLDHEPSAEEIANLLEKPVGEVKRMLGLNERVSSVDVSLGPDSDKTLLDTLTDDRPTDPCELLQDDDLSQSIDQWLSDLTDKQREVVVRRFGLRGHESCTLEEVGQEIGLTRERVRQIQVEALKRLREILEKNGLSSEALFQ from the coding sequence ATGGCTCTCATCAAAAAAGAAGCGCCGGAGTTTGACGTCGACGATGAACTGCTCCTCATGGAGCCAGGCATCGTTTTCGGCGAGGTTCAGGGCGATGAGGTGGAAGCACCGGTCGCACGTACCAAGGCGAAGAACGCCACCCCCTCCAAGCAGCACAAATACATCGACTACACCCGAGCGCTAGACGCCACTCAGCTTTACCTCAACGAAATCGGTTTCTCTCCCTTGCTCACTCCCGAAGAGGAAGTGCACTTCGCGCGTCTGGCGCAGAAGGGCGATCCTGCTGGGCGCAAACGCATGATCGAGAGCAACCTGCGGCTGGTCGTGAAGATCGCTCGGCGTTACGTCAATCGCGGTCTTTCCCTACTTGATCTGATCGAGGAGGGTAATCTCGGCTTGATTCGTGCCGTGGAAAAATTCGATCCGGAGCGGGGGTTCCGTTTCTCGACCTATGCAACCTGGTGGATCCGCCAGACCATCGAACGCGCCATCATGAACCAGACGCGAACCATCCGTTTGCCGATTCATGTGGTCAAGGAGCTCAACGTCTATCTGCGTGCAGCTCGTGAACTGACCCAGAAGCTTGACCATGAGCCTTCTGCGGAAGAAATTGCCAACCTGCTGGAAAAACCGGTGGGCGAGGTCAAGCGCATGCTCGGCCTCAACGAACGCGTATCCTCGGTGGACGTTTCGCTCGGTCCGGACTCGGACAAGACACTGCTCGACACCCTGACCGATGATCGCCCGACCGATCCCTGTGAGCTGTTGCAGGACGATGATCTGTCGCAGAGCATCGATCAGTGGCTTTCCGACCTGACCGACAAACAACGGGAAGTCGTTGTGCGCCGCTTCGGTCTGCGCGGCCATGAAAGCTGTACCCTTGAAGAGGTAGGGCAGGAGATCGGCCTGACCCGCGAGCGAGTGCGGCAGATTCAGGTCGAGGCGCTCAAGCGCCTGCGGGAGATTCTCGAGAAGAACGGCTTGTCCAGCGAGGCCTTGTTTCAGTGA
- the fdxA gene encoding ferredoxin FdxA, with protein sequence MTFVVTDNCIKCKYTDCVEVCPVDCFYEGPNFLVIHPDECIDCALCEPECPAQAIFSEDEVPEDQQEFIELNADLAEVWPNITEKKEALPDAEEWDGVKDKLQHLER encoded by the coding sequence ATGACCTTCGTCGTCACCGACAACTGCATCAAGTGCAAATACACCGACTGTGTGGAAGTCTGCCCGGTGGACTGCTTCTACGAAGGCCCGAACTTCCTGGTCATTCACCCGGATGAATGCATCGATTGCGCCCTGTGCGAGCCGGAGTGCCCAGCGCAGGCGATCTTCTCGGAAGATGAAGTGCCCGAAGATCAGCAGGAGTTCATCGAACTGAACGCCGACCTGGCTGAGGTGTGGCCGAACATCACCGAGAAGAAAGAAGCACTGCCGGACGCCGAAGAGTGGGATGGCGTGAAGGACAAGCTGCAACATCTGGAGCGCTGA
- the mutS gene encoding DNA mismatch repair protein MutS, translating to MTDLSAHTPMMQQYWKLKNQHPDQLMFYRMGDFYEIFYEDAKKAAKLLDITLTARGQSAGQSIPMCGIPFHSLEGYLAKLVKLGESVVICEQIGDPATSKGPVERQVVRIITPGTISDEALLDEHRDNLLAAVLGDERLFGLAVLDITSGRFSVQEIKGWENLLAELERLSPAELLIPDDWPQGLPAEKRKGSRRRAPWDFDRDSAFKSLCQQFSTQDLKGFGCENLTLAIGAAGCLLGYAKETQRTALPHLRSLRHERLDDTVILDSASRRNLELDINLAGGRDNTLQSVMDRCQTAMASRLLGRWLNRPLRDRAVLEARQNAIARLLDGYRFETLQPQLKEIGDLERILARIGLRNARPRDLARLRDALAALPELQVAMTTLDTPHLQQLASSISTYPELADLLARAIIDNPPAVIRDGGVLKTGYDAELDELQAMSENAGQFLMDLEAREKERTGLANLKVGYNRVHGYFIELPTKQAESAPADYIRRQTLKGAERFITPELKEFEDKALSAKSRALAREKMLYDELLERLIGHLAPLQDSAAALAELDVLSNLAERSLNLDLNRPRFVDEPCMRIEQGRHPVVEQVLTTPFVANDLDLDDSRRMLVITGPNMGGKSTYMRQTALIVLLAHIGSFVPAAACELSLVDRIFTRIGSSDDLAGGRSTFMVEMSETANILHNASERSLVLMDEVGRGTSTFDGLSLAWSAAEHLARLRAFTLFATHYFELTVLPESEPVVANVHLSATEHNERIVFLHHVQPGPASQSYGLAVAQLAGVPGTVISRAREHLARLEATSLPHDLPRQEAGQPQAPMQSDLFASVPHPLLEQLHKINPDDLTPRKALELLYTWKTQI from the coding sequence ATGACCGATCTCTCCGCACACACCCCGATGATGCAGCAGTACTGGAAGCTGAAGAACCAGCACCCGGATCAGTTGATGTTCTATCGCATGGGTGACTTCTACGAGATTTTCTACGAAGACGCGAAGAAGGCAGCCAAGCTGCTCGACATCACCCTGACCGCACGCGGCCAGTCGGCCGGCCAATCGATCCCCATGTGCGGTATTCCTTTTCATTCGCTCGAAGGCTACCTGGCCAAGCTGGTGAAGCTAGGCGAGTCGGTGGTGATCTGCGAGCAAATCGGCGACCCAGCCACCAGCAAGGGCCCGGTGGAGCGTCAGGTGGTGCGCATCATCACCCCCGGCACCATCAGCGACGAAGCCCTGCTCGATGAGCACCGTGACAACCTGCTGGCCGCGGTACTAGGCGACGAACGTCTGTTCGGCCTGGCCGTGCTGGATATCACCAGCGGCCGCTTCAGCGTGCAGGAGATCAAAGGCTGGGAAAACCTGCTGGCCGAACTGGAACGCCTGAGCCCCGCCGAGCTGCTGATCCCGGATGACTGGCCGCAAGGTCTGCCCGCCGAGAAGCGCAAAGGATCGCGCCGCCGCGCGCCATGGGATTTCGACCGCGACAGCGCCTTCAAGAGCCTGTGCCAGCAGTTCAGCACTCAGGACCTGAAAGGCTTCGGCTGCGAGAACCTGACCCTGGCCATCGGCGCCGCCGGCTGCCTGCTTGGCTATGCCAAAGAAACCCAGCGCACCGCCCTGCCCCACCTGCGCAGCCTGCGTCACGAGCGTCTGGACGACACGGTGATTCTCGACAGTGCCAGCCGCCGCAACCTGGAGCTGGACATCAACCTCGCCGGCGGCCGCGACAACACTCTGCAGTCGGTGATGGATCGTTGCCAGACCGCCATGGCCAGCCGCCTGCTAGGCCGTTGGCTGAACCGCCCGCTGCGTGATCGCGCGGTGCTGGAGGCGCGCCAGAACGCCATCGCCCGCCTCCTCGACGGTTATCGCTTCGAAACGCTGCAGCCGCAGCTCAAGGAAATTGGCGATCTGGAACGCATCCTTGCCCGCATCGGCCTGCGCAACGCCCGCCCACGCGACCTCGCCCGCCTGCGCGACGCTCTGGCGGCACTGCCCGAGCTGCAGGTGGCGATGACCACGCTGGACACCCCGCACCTGCAACAGCTGGCCAGCAGCATCTCCACCTACCCGGAACTGGCCGACCTGCTGGCCCGCGCCATCATCGACAACCCGCCGGCGGTGATTCGTGACGGTGGCGTGCTGAAGACCGGCTACGACGCCGAGCTGGACGAGCTGCAGGCGATGAGCGAGAACGCCGGCCAGTTCCTCATGGATCTGGAAGCTCGGGAGAAGGAGCGCACCGGCCTGGCCAACCTCAAGGTCGGCTACAACCGCGTGCACGGCTATTTCATCGAACTGCCGACCAAGCAGGCCGAGTCGGCGCCAGCTGACTATATCCGCCGGCAGACGCTCAAAGGCGCCGAGCGCTTCATCACCCCGGAGCTGAAGGAATTCGAAGACAAGGCCTTGTCGGCCAAGAGCCGCGCCCTGGCACGGGAAAAGATGCTCTACGACGAGTTGCTCGAACGCCTGATCGGCCATCTGGCGCCGCTGCAGGATAGTGCCGCAGCCCTCGCCGAACTGGACGTACTGAGCAACCTGGCCGAGCGCTCGCTGAACCTTGACCTGAACCGCCCGCGCTTCGTCGACGAACCATGCATGCGTATCGAACAGGGCCGCCACCCGGTGGTCGAGCAGGTGCTGACCACGCCCTTCGTGGCCAACGATCTGGATCTGGACGACAGCCGCCGCATGCTGGTCATCACCGGGCCGAACATGGGCGGTAAATCGACTTACATGCGCCAGACTGCGCTGATCGTGCTGCTGGCCCATATCGGCAGCTTCGTGCCGGCGGCGGCCTGCGAGCTATCGCTGGTCGACCGTATCTTCACCCGTATCGGCTCGAGCGATGACCTGGCTGGCGGCCGTTCCACCTTCATGGTGGAGATGAGCGAAACTGCCAACATCCTGCACAACGCCAGTGAACGCAGCCTGGTGTTGATGGACGAGGTCGGCCGAGGCACCAGTACCTTCGACGGCCTGTCGCTGGCCTGGTCAGCCGCCGAGCACCTGGCGCGCCTGCGCGCCTTCACCCTGTTCGCCACACACTATTTCGAGCTGACCGTGTTGCCGGAAAGCGAGCCGGTGGTGGCCAACGTGCACCTCTCGGCCACCGAGCACAACGAGCGCATCGTCTTCCTCCACCACGTTCAGCCAGGCCCTGCGAGCCAGAGTTACGGCCTGGCTGTAGCGCAACTGGCTGGTGTACCCGGCACGGTAATCAGCCGCGCACGCGAGCACCTGGCGCGCCTGGAAGCCACCAGCCTGCCGCATGATCTGCCGCGTCAGGAAGCCGGCCAGCCGCAGGCGCCGATGCAAAGCGATCTGTTCGCCAGCGTGCCGCATCCGCTGCTGGAGCAATTGCACAAGATCAATCCGGATGATCTGACTCCGCGCAAGGCGCTGGAGCTGTTATATACATGGAAGACGCAGATCTAA